CTCCGACTGCACCATCAGTAGCACCCCGCCGGGACACAGCAGCGCCCCGGCCGATCCACACAGCGGCCCGAGCACCGCCCGGCCGTCGACCCCGCCGTCCCACGACCGGGCGGGTGAGCCGACGACCGCCGGCGGTGCCGCACCGGGCGGGGTGGGCACGTACGGCGGGTTGACCACCACCGCCTCGAACGGTGCGACGGTCAGCGCATGCGTCCAGGGACCCTGTCGGACGTCGACGTCGACCCCGGCGGCCCGCGCGTTGGCCGCCGCGCACCGCACCGCGCGCGGGCAGATGTCGACGGCGGTGACACCGCGGGCACCCAGTTCGGCCGCGGCGATCGCCACTACCCCGGAGCCGGTACACAGATCCAACACCCGCTTGCGGTGGACGAGGCCCATCGACGCCATCACGCCGATCAGCAACTGCGAATCCTCCTGCGGCACATACACCCCGTCGGCGACCGGGGGTGCCCCCCGCGGGCGGGCGGCCGACCGCGGCGCGCAGGTCGTCAAATCCGGCAACATCACCCGGGGTTACCCCACCCCCGGGATGACCAAACGCGGCGTTCACCCGGCTCCCGCGGGCGGACAGGGCGGTCCGCGCCTTCGGTTCATTCGTCGCGGATCCGTTCGCGCACATCACGAACGGTTTGCTTCGCCGACTCGGTGAACTCATGCATCTTCTGCTTGGCACCCTTGGTGGTCATGCTCACCCGGTCCGGATCGTGCAGCACGGCCTTGGCGGTGTTCTTCGCCATCTCGCTGCGGATCTGCGGAGGCACCGGCGGCACGTCCGGGTCGACGACCACTTCGAGGACCACCGGACCGGCGGCCGAGAGCGCCTCATCCCAGGCCTCGCCGATGGTGGCCGGGTCGTCGCAGCGGATTCCGGTCAACCCGATCAGCGTGGCGAACTCGGCATAGGGAACGTCGGGAATATGTTGGCTGCCCTCGAATTTCGGTTGCCCGCCCATGGCGCGCTGTTCCCAGGTGACCTGGTTGAGATCCTGGTTGTTGAACACGCAGAAGATCAACGGGCCGTCCGACAGCCGATCCCGGTAGCGTTTGACGGTGATCATCTCGGCCATTCCGTTCATCTGGAACACCCCGTCGCCGACGATGGCGATGACCGGCCGGCCCGGGTGGGCCAGTTTGGCGGCGATCGCATAGGGGGTGCCCGGCCCCATGCTGGCCAGGTTTCCGCCCAGCGACGCCGCCATACCGGGACGCAGCCGCAGATGCCGGGCCCACCAGTTGGCCACCGCGCCCGCGTCGGTGGTCAGCACCGCGTTGTCGGGCAGCCGTTTGGACAGTTCGTGGACGACCAGTTCGGGGTTGAGGGGGTCGGCCTTGTCGTGCGCCCGATCGTCGAGGGTCCGCCACCAGGTGGCCACCTCGCTCTCGATGGTGGAGCGCCACGCCCGGTCGCCTTTGCGTTTGAGCAGCGGCAGGAGTTCGGCCAGCGTATCGGCGGCATCCCCGACGAGGTTGGCGTCCATCGGGTACCGCAGGCCGATCATGCGTCCGTCGCGGTTGATCTCCACGCCGCGGCACTGTCCTTCCTTCGGCAACCATTCGGCGTAGGGGAAGCTGGACCCGATCATGAACAGCGTGTCGGCCTGCGACATCATCGCCTCGCTGGCGGTCGATCCGAGCAGACCGATCGGGCCGGTCACATACGGCAGGTCGTCGGGCAGAACCGCCCGACCGAGTGAGGTCTTCGCCACGCCCGCGCCCAGCAGGTCGGCGACCTGCTCCACCTCATCGGCCGCGCCGGCGGCGCCGGCACCGATGAGGATCGCGACCTTCTCGCCGGCGTTGAGGATGTCGGCGGCTTTGTGCAGTTCGGACTGCGGCGGGATCATCCGCGGCATGGTCCAGCCGACACCGCTGTAGACCGCGCCGTGCACCCGCGGCGGGGAGGGCACCGCCTGCTCCTCGGCGACGTCCTCGGGCAGCACGATGGTGGCCACCGTGCGGTTGGTCAACGCCACCTTGCACGCCCGGTCCACCAGGTGGCGCGCCTGCACCGGGGTCATGCACGTCTGGATGAAGTCGCTGGACACGTCCTTGTACAGCGAGGTCGGGTCGATCTCCTGCTGGAACGCCGCGCCCAACGACATCCGTCTCTGCTGGCCGATGACCGCCACCACCGGCTGATGGTCGAGTTTCGCGTCGTAGAGGCCGTTGAGCAGATGGATCGCGCCGCCGCCGGAGGTGGCCAGGCAACAGCCCAGTTCCCCGGTGAACTTGGCGTGCCCGGCGGCCATGAACGCACCCATCTCCTCGTGGCGCGGCTGGATCAGCTCGGGGTCGCCGTCGGCGCGATCCAGCGCCCCCACCATCGACAGGATGCCGTCACCGGGGTAGCCGAAGATGCGGTGTACTCCCCATCGGCGTAGCCGGTCGACGATGAAATCCGCGGTTGTCGCCATGGTGTGCTCCTTCGACGTCATGCCTCGGTGCTGCGGATACCCGAGGCCACCGCGCTCAAACCGGCGCGGTGCGACGGTCCCACCGCCCGCCGTCGGCCCGCGCCGCTACGGGCCGGCCCTTGCTAAACTGCGGTCTTGACGTTCAACAGCAGCGTCGTTCAGCCTTCACCGGTATTGATTGCGCGAAGAGCAGGTGTGTGTTGGTCGGCGATGTCGATGCCCCCTCCCCCGGTCGCCGATGAACGCTGACGCCCCCGGGCCCTCCGGCGACGCCGCCAACCCGCTGAAGATGTTCGCCGACCCCGACGAGCAGCAGCGGGTCGGCCGATTTCAGTTCTTCCTCACCGACCGACGGTGGGTGTGGTCGGACACCGTGGCCCGCATGCACGGCTACGAACCGGGCGCGGTGGTACCGACCACCGAGCTGCTTTTGCACCACAAGCATCCCGACGACCGCCCCGAGGTCGCCGTGGTGCTCGATCGGGTGCAGTCCGGCGAGCCGTTCAGCAGCCGCCACCGCATCATCGACACCGGTGGGCACACCCGGTGGGTGATCGTCGTCGGTGATTACATGCGCGGCGCCGACGACGCCGTGATCGGGACGGCCGGCTTCTACGTCGACGTCACCGAGGTGCTGCAGTCCGATGTCAGTACCGCCGTGTCGGAGGTCACCGAGTCGCGGGCGGTCATCGAACAGGCCAAGGGGGTGCTGATGGCCGCGCACGGCATCTCCGCCGAGCGGGCGTTCGACATCCTCGTCTGGCGCTCCCAGGAGACCAACATCAAGGTGCGGGAACTCGCCGGCCGGTTCGTCGAGGCCGTGGTCGGACGGATGTCACCGGGAACCGTCAGCCAGATCGATCATGCGCTGTTGACCATCGACTGAGATCGCGCCCCCGCTGACGCACCCACCCCGGCACGGCGCCGGGGAGTGTGATCTCGGTGCTGTCGGGGAACCCGGTACACGGTGACGTGATGTGCCAAGCGCGACGAGGGAGGGAGACGGCACCGGCGGTGCCGTTGCCAGAGGTGCCACGATGGGCGATCTAACACCGCCGCTGACGGTCGACACCGACTTCATCGACGGCAGCTGCGTGCTCACCGCCGCCGGTTCGCTGGACGGTCGCACCTATCTCACGCTGCGCGACACGGTCATCAGTGCGGCACTGGACGAGCCGACCGCCGTGTTGGTGAACGTCGAGAATCTCTGCGTGCCCGTGGTCTCGGCATGGACGGCCCTCAGCAGCGCACGCTGGCACGTCAGCCACTGGCCCGACGTGCCGATCATGGTGGTGTGCGCGCAGCCGAGCGTGGCCGTGACGCTGTCCAGGCACGGGGTCAGCCGTTCTGTGCCGGTGTATCCCAGCGTCGACGCCGCACTGCGCACCCTCGGCGACGGCGCGCCTCCGCGGCGGCGTCGGGCCAGCGCGACGCTGTCGGCGTCGACGCCTGCGCTGCACCGGTCACGCGTCTTGGTCGCCGAGTGGTTGACCGGGTGGGGCCGCGGCGATCTGGTCCCGGTCGCGAAGGTGATCGTCGACGTCTTCGTGGAGAACGTGCTCGCCCACACCGACAGTCGTCCGGTGGTGCTCGCCGAGACCGACGGTGCGACCGTCACCGTCGCCGTGAAAGACACCGCACGGTCACCGGCGGTGCGCCGGGAGCCGCCGCATGCCCCGCACCAATGGATCCCGGGGTTGGCCGTCGTGGCCACACTCTCCCGGGCCTGGGGCAGTACGCCCACCGGCTCCGGGAAGACGGTCTGGGCGATCATCGGTCCGGAGAATGTCTGGTAGCAGCCGGCCCCCGCGGCTCGTTACCGAACCGTTGTGAAACCCGAACGGGAGGAGTAACGTCGCCCCCAGGTTGAGTTCACAGCCACCCCGGAAAGGCGTCAGGGACGTGCGGGGAGGCGGCGGCTCTCCGAGTCTTCGATTCCGGTTACACGTCCTCGACGCGGTCCAGTAGCACGAACATGCAACTGATGGAGCGATGGACATGACTGTGACCCGCACGACCGGCCATCCCTGGCCGAGCCCCACGACGGATATCGACTTCCCCGCACCCTCGTGGGAGAGCTACACCGCGCAGATCGACGCCCGATGGGGACGAAGCGGGCTGGTCCTCACCGTGCACGGCGAAGTCGACGCCGCCAACTCCGAGCAGCTCACCGACTACGTACGCCGCTGCGCCGCCCACTGCGAATGGCTGGTGCTCGACCTCAGCGGCGTCGACTTCATGGGCTCGACCGGCTTCGTCGCACTGCAGCGTATTCAGACCGCCGTGGCCGGCACCCTGCGGTGGGCGCTGGTGCCCGGGCGGGCGGTCTCTCGCCTGCTGCGTATCTGTGACCCCGGCTCGGCGCTGCCCGCCCGAGCGACCATGACCGAGGCCCTGGCCCACGTCCAGGACCTGGCGCTGATGCGGGCCTCGGGCTAAGCCGCGCCAGGCCGCGCCAGGCCAGGCCAGATCGCGCGGCACCGACGACACGCGCGGTTCCCGTGGTGCGTGCGTCGCGTGCCGACCCGGTGCTCTACTGCATCTCACTCCATTTGGGTGCGCAGCCGGGCCAGCGATTTGGCGAGCAGCCGTGAGACGTGCATCTGCGAGACCCCGACCCGCTCGGCGATCTGGGTCTGGGTCATCGACTCGAAGAACCGCAGGATGAGCACCGTGCGTTCACGCTCGGGCAGGGCCGCCAACAGCGGGCGCAGCGTCTCGAGGTTGTCGATGCGGTCCATCCCGGCGTCCACCGACCCCAGCGTGTCGGCGATCGCCCGAACATCGTCGTCGCCGCCACCGCTGCCGCTGTCGATCGACAACGTGTTGTAGGAACTGCCCGCCACCAAGCCTTCGACGACCTCACGGCGGCTCACCTCCATCTCGGTCGCCAACTCCGACGGCGTCGGGGCCCGCCCGAGTCGCTGCGACAGTTCGGCGGTCGCGGCCCCCAGTCGCAGGTGCATCTCCTTGAGGCGCCGCGGCACCTTCACCGACCAACTGTTGTCACGGAAGTGGCGGCGGACCTCCCCCATGATCGTGGGCACCGCGAACGACACGAAATCCGACCCGGCCTCGACGTCGAAACGCGCCACCGCGTTGACCAACCCCACCCGCGCCACCTGCACCAGATCCTCGCGGTTCTCTCCTCGGCCGTCGAAGCGGCGGGCGATATGGTCGGCCAGCGGCAGGCAGCGCTCCACGATCTTGTCGCGCTGGGCGCAGAACCGCGGCGAGGCCGCGGGCAGCGCCGCCAACCGTCGGAACATCTCAGGGACGTCGGAGTACTCCGCGCTGCCCCGCGATGCCGAGCCACCGGCATCGGCCGCCATCACTCAATCCCCACCCGGCGTTTGGTCAACACCACCCCGACCGTCTGGCCCCCCACCCCGGGCTGCTCGCCATCACGGTAGGTGTCGACCTCGTCGACCAGGGACGTCAGCACGTGCCAACCGAAACTGCCGGGGGACACGATCTCGCGGTCGCCGCGGCAGGGCACGCACACATCGATGCGCACCACGTCGGAGCCCGGATCGACGACCGTCACCAGCGTCGCCCCGTCGCTGGCCGCGTGCACCAGCTGGGTACAGGCCTCGTCGACGGCCAGGCGCAGGTCGGCGACGCTGTCGACATCGAAATCCTCCAGTGCGCCGACCGCGCCGACCAGTGTGCGCACGACCGCGATGTTGTCGACGCGTGCCGCGACCCGCAACTCCACCGACCGGTCAGCACGCTGATCTTGGGCCGCTTCCATCCTGGTGTCCGTCACGTATCGTCTCGTCCTCTCGGCGGTCATCTGCTCCCTGAGGCTACCGCCGTGCCCTCGCGTTGCCGGATGTCTCGCACCGTCGCCGATCTGCGACGCCGGCCACCGGCCGATCAGGTACCCGTTCCGCGCCGGTTTTAACCAGTCACAACCGCGCACACCGCGGTGCGCGGCGGCGCGGCCGCCGGCCGTCACCGGACCGGGAACGTTTAGCGACGCAACGCGATGGGCATCCCGATAGACGGGCCGGGAAGACCAGTTCGGAGAGGAGAAGAGGATGCCGAACGCGTCGATCAAGGACGAGCGTCTCTACCAGGATCTGCGCGACGAGGGCAACTCCAAGGAGAAGGCGGCCCGGATCGCCAACGCCGCCGCGTCGAGCAGCCGCCGCAAGGTCGGGCAGCGCGGGGGCCGCTCCGGCTCGTACCAGGACTGGACCGTCCCTGAGCTCAAAAAGCGGGCGAAAGAGCTTGGTTTGTCAGGCTATTCGAAGCTGACGAAAGGCCAGCTGATTACGAGACTGCGCAACCATTAGTCGTGAGGAAAGGTGGATTGATGAGCGACAAGAACGCCGCACAAGATGCTGTCAAGGGCGTCGTTGAAGGCGCCAAGGGAAAGGTCAAGGAGGCGGTCGGAACGGTCACCGGCCGTGACGACATGATCCGTGAAGGACATGCGCAACAAGACAAAGCGGAGTCCCAACGCGACGCGGCCAAAAAGGAGGCGCAAGCCGAACAGGCCCGCGCCGAGGCTCACATCGACGAGCAACGGCAGAAGGCCGACCAGGACCCCGAAAGCTAGGCCAGACCGGCGCAACAGGGGCCCAGCCGAGGCGGCTGGGCCCCTGTTTCTGGGCTCTGGTCTCTGGGCTCTGGTGACGCTCGCGCCCCGTCTCAGCCCAACACCGCGGGCCCGGCGATCGGCACGCCCGCCATGAACAGGATCGCGAAACACAGCATCAACAGAAACCATCCGGCGCCCTGCCAGCCCCACCACGGTTGGCGGTCGCGGTAGCGCCGGTAGGTGCGGACAAACGCCCGGATCGCCCCGGCGAAGAACACCGCCGGGGCCGCCAACGCCAACGCGATGCGCTGCGGCGCACCGCACGCCGCGCCCGGGGCCGCGGAGCTGTCACAGCCGCTGGCCCACAGCGATGCGACGATCAGCACCGCCACCCCGACGGCGGCGACCAGCAGGGCGAACCGGGCGGCGGCGCGCACCGTGGGATCGTTGCGCAGGGCGGACCGCCGCTCCCCGGAGTTCCCCGTCGACTGGCGACCATCGTGTGCCACGGCATCCCCTTCACCCCGATACGACCGGTGTTGCCCCGATCTTAGAGCGTGGCGGCGGGCACGGGGGCCTGTGGCTCACGCGGGAACGGCATCGGTCTGGCGTTCCCAGACACGGTGTTTGGCCAGCACGGTGGCGAAGGCTGCGAAGAACGGTTCGCCGAGATCACCGGCCGCCGCGGTGGTGGTCACCACCCCGCGTTCCTCCACCACATCGGTGTCGTCGGCGAGATGGCCACCCACCCCGGCATCGCGCAACAGTTCGAGTCCCACGCCGAACGCCCCCACCGCCTTGAGGTGTTTGTAGGCCTCGGTGAGGAAATGCACCGCGTAGCCGTCGCCGGCGAGTGTCG
This sequence is a window from Mycolicibacillus parakoreensis. Protein-coding genes within it:
- a CDS encoding DUF7218 family protein, whose product is MPNASIKDERLYQDLRDEGNSKEKAARIANAAASSSRRKVGQRGGRSGSYQDWTVPELKKRAKELGLSGYSKLTKGQLITRLRNH
- a CDS encoding thiamine pyrophosphate-requiring protein; amino-acid sequence: MATTADFIVDRLRRWGVHRIFGYPGDGILSMVGALDRADGDPELIQPRHEEMGAFMAAGHAKFTGELGCCLATSGGGAIHLLNGLYDAKLDHQPVVAVIGQQRRMSLGAAFQQEIDPTSLYKDVSSDFIQTCMTPVQARHLVDRACKVALTNRTVATIVLPEDVAEEQAVPSPPRVHGAVYSGVGWTMPRMIPPQSELHKAADILNAGEKVAILIGAGAAGAADEVEQVADLLGAGVAKTSLGRAVLPDDLPYVTGPIGLLGSTASEAMMSQADTLFMIGSSFPYAEWLPKEGQCRGVEINRDGRMIGLRYPMDANLVGDAADTLAELLPLLKRKGDRAWRSTIESEVATWWRTLDDRAHDKADPLNPELVVHELSKRLPDNAVLTTDAGAVANWWARHLRLRPGMAASLGGNLASMGPGTPYAIAAKLAHPGRPVIAIVGDGVFQMNGMAEMITVKRYRDRLSDGPLIFCVFNNQDLNQVTWEQRAMGGQPKFEGSQHIPDVPYAEFATLIGLTGIRCDDPATIGEAWDEALSAAGPVVLEVVVDPDVPPVPPQIRSEMAKNTAKAVLHDPDRVSMTTKGAKQKMHEFTESAKQTVRDVRERIRDE
- a CDS encoding PAS and ANTAR domain-containing protein, with translation MFADPDEQQRVGRFQFFLTDRRWVWSDTVARMHGYEPGAVVPTTELLLHHKHPDDRPEVAVVLDRVQSGEPFSSRHRIIDTGGHTRWVIVVGDYMRGADDAVIGTAGFYVDVTEVLQSDVSTAVSEVTESRAVIEQAKGVLMAAHGISAERAFDILVWRSQETNIKVRELAGRFVEAVVGRMSPGTVSQIDHALLTID
- a CDS encoding STAS domain-containing protein, which encodes MTVTRTTGHPWPSPTTDIDFPAPSWESYTAQIDARWGRSGLVLTVHGEVDAANSEQLTDYVRRCAAHCEWLVLDLSGVDFMGSTGFVALQRIQTAVAGTLRWALVPGRAVSRLLRICDPGSALPARATMTEALAHVQDLALMRASG
- the mbp1 gene encoding microaggregate-binding protein 1; the encoded protein is MSDKNAAQDAVKGVVEGAKGKVKEAVGTVTGRDDMIREGHAQQDKAESQRDAAKKEAQAEQARAEAHIDEQRQKADQDPES
- a CDS encoding RNA polymerase sigma factor SigF produces the protein MMAADAGGSASRGSAEYSDVPEMFRRLAALPAASPRFCAQRDKIVERCLPLADHIARRFDGRGENREDLVQVARVGLVNAVARFDVEAGSDFVSFAVPTIMGEVRRHFRDNSWSVKVPRRLKEMHLRLGAATAELSQRLGRAPTPSELATEMEVSRREVVEGLVAGSSYNTLSIDSGSGGGDDDVRAIADTLGSVDAGMDRIDNLETLRPLLAALPERERTVLILRFFESMTQTQIAERVGVSQMHVSRLLAKSLARLRTQME
- a CDS encoding STAS domain-containing protein, translated to MGDLTPPLTVDTDFIDGSCVLTAAGSLDGRTYLTLRDTVISAALDEPTAVLVNVENLCVPVVSAWTALSSARWHVSHWPDVPIMVVCAQPSVAVTLSRHGVSRSVPVYPSVDAALRTLGDGAPPRRRRASATLSASTPALHRSRVLVAEWLTGWGRGDLVPVAKVIVDVFVENVLAHTDSRPVVLAETDGATVTVAVKDTARSPAVRREPPHAPHQWIPGLAVVATLSRAWGSTPTGSGKTVWAIIGPENVW
- a CDS encoding ATP-binding protein, which codes for MEAAQDQRADRSVELRVAARVDNIAVVRTLVGAVGALEDFDVDSVADLRLAVDEACTQLVHAASDGATLVTVVDPGSDVVRIDVCVPCRGDREIVSPGSFGWHVLTSLVDEVDTYRDGEQPGVGGQTVGVVLTKRRVGIE
- a CDS encoding HemK2/MTQ2 family protein methyltransferase, with protein sequence MTTCAPRSAARPRGAPPVADGVYVPQEDSQLLIGVMASMGLVHRKRVLDLCTGSGVVAIAAAELGARGVTAVDICPRAVRCAAANARAAGVDVDVRQGPWTHALTVAPFEAVVVNPPYVPTPPGAAPPAVVGSPARSWDGGVDGRAVLGPLCGSAGALLCPGGVLLMVQSEFADVDRSLLDLWAAGLSAEVVAEQRIPFGPVLSSRLDWLQRSGRMVPGCRSERLVVIRADKP